In Leuconostoc kimchii IMSNU 11154, the DNA window TTTTATAAGGCGCATGACCAGTAGCAGCAACCGATGTGATTAGGGACGAGTTAAACCACCCACGATATTGATCTGATCCTTCCAAATACATGTCCGCAGGATAATCTAAATGATCACGTGTATTCATAACACCGGCCCAAGACGACCCTGAGTCAAACCAAACATCCATGATATCTTCTTCTTTGGTAAATTGGCCATTTGGTGAATGCTCATTTGTATAACCATCAGGCAATAAGTCTTTAGCCTCATGCTCAAACCAGTAGTTTGATCCATGTGCTTCAAATAAATCAGCCACATGATTAATAACTGCTTGATCCACAATTGGTGTTTGATCTTCCGCATAGAATATTGGTAATGGTACACCCCACACACGTTGACGTGAAATAACCCAATCACCACGGTCACGTATCATATTGTACAGTCGCTTCTTGCCCCATTCAGGATAAAAAGTCACATGATCAAGCTCATTTAATATATTTTGACGGAACTTTTCTACAGATGCAAACCACTGTGGCACTGCTCGCCAGATAATTGGTTTCTTTGTACGCCAATCAAAAGGATATGAGTGTGTAATTTTTTCTTTTGCTAAAAATAGCTGTGCATCTTTTAACTTATTAATGACGACACCAACAACATCATCATAAAACTTGCCTTCGAAATCAGGGCCGGCATTTTTCGTCATGTACCCCTTTTCGTCCACTGTCACAAATGCCTCAAGGCCATACTTCATACCAACATTGAAATCATCTTCACCAAAACCTGGGGCTGTGTGCACTAGCCCCGTACCGGAATCTAATGTCACATGATCAGCATTCATAACTAATTCTTCAGTTTCAGAATCCCAAGGATGATACGCTATTATGCGATCTAATTCTTGTCCTTTATAAGTTGCAAGAATTTCATAATTTTCCCAGCCAAATAGCGGTACAATGGCATCCAAACGGCCAGTTGCAATCACAAACTTTCGTGTTTCACCTGCAGGTTGAATAACGGCATACGTCATATCAGGGCCAAGCGTAATACCACGCGATGCTGTTACTGTAAATGGTGTTGTTGTCCAAACAACAAAATATGTATCGTTATCAAGAATACCTTTACCATCCTTGACCTGGTTGGCATAGTACAATGAAACAGAATCAATATCATGATATTCTATTTCGGCTTCTGCAAGTGCAGATTCTGATGACCATGACCAATAAACAGGTTTTGAACCTTTAAATATATAGCCTTTGCCAGCCATTTCACCAAAGACACGTAATTGAGCTGCCTCAAATTCAGGTAACAAGGTAATATATGGTTTTTCCCAATCTGCCATGATTCCTAAACGTTTGAAATCATTTCTTTGCTTGTCAACTTGCGTCAAAGCAAAATCTTTTGCTAAATTACGCCACTCTGCCTTCTTCATCGATTTACGATCATAACCAGCTTTCGTCAATTGTTGCTCAATTGGCAAACCATGTGTATCCCACCCCGGAACATAAGGTGCATAAAATCCAGCCATATTCTTATAACGAACAATAATATCTTTTGAAATTTTATTTAAAGCATGCCCCAAGTGAATGTTACCATTGGCGTATGGTGGCCCATCATGCAAATTAAAATGCGGTTTATTTTCATTTTGTGTCAATCTTTGTTGATACAAATTAATATCGTACCATTTTTGTTGACGAACAGGTTCCGTTTTTGGCAACGAGCCACGCATTGGAAAATCGGTTTTCCCTAAATTAAGTGTGTCTTTGTATTTCATTTAATTTCTCCCATCGTTTATCTTTAATTCTTATTAGCAGTTTGCGTCATGTTCAAATAAAAAAGTGTCCCTATGTCATTTCGACATAGGGACACTTTCGCGTGGTACCACCCAAGTTTAGTTATATTAAATAACCCTCAAACCAGTATTAACGGACTGCACCGTTTGAACTTACTAAAACTTCAGTTCAACAAAACTTGTAACTGATTTAAATGGCTACAGTGACGATCATCTCAAACCACCATGACTCGCTGCGCGTATGTATGCCAATCTTTTTGTGTTACGCTTCTTGTTATTTATTATTGTCGTTACTATTTTCTTCTGATTCTGGAAACACCACAACTGGACCTGAGGCAGGCTTTGCATCAGTTATTGTATCATCAAGTGCCTCTGCTTCTATCTGTTGTTGATCTTCTACAGCAGCAGATGATTCTTCAGTTGTTATTGTATTATCATTATCCACACGCTTGGCAGTAACTTGACCAAACGGTAAATGATGAACCGCTTCAGCTAATTCATCATTTTCTATTAGTTTACGCTGAAGTGTTAATAATTTCAAGAAGGAATTTTTAAAATTTTCCACTTCAGTTCGTAGTTGGTTCTGCTCATCAATCAAATCAGCATTTTCTTGTGCTAAGTTTGATGCTTCAGCTTCAGCCTTGGTACGTGCATCGCTAATAATTTTAGTGGCAGATTCTTGAGCATGAGTCAGCTGTTTCTTTACCTCAACATCAGCCTCCTGCTTTAAACGATCTGCAGCTTCTTGAGCAACAAAGATAGATTGATTAACTTGTTCACGCTTCGCTTCTAATTCATCAACTCTAGCTTTTAAACCACTATTATCATTGCGCAACTTATCGCGTTCAGCGATCAAGGTTTCATAATCACTATTGACAGTATCCAGAAACGCATCGACTTCCGACGCAATGTAAGCACGTGAGCCTTTCTTAGTAAATTCGTGGTTCAAAATTTCATCAGGTGTTAATAACATCATATCTCCTTTTAACTTCGAAATATTTCGTGTTAATTTAACGACGAATAATATTTACAACTGTCTTAATTTTATCTTTCTTAGTTAAACCATCAATCATCACCAGTTGCAGTCGTCCATAGTGACGAACAGAAACCATATCACCGACAGCAATGACATGATCTGGCTTAAGCATCGTTGCCCAATTAATACGAACTTGTTCTTGTTCAACTAATGACTTTGCCATGCGTCGTGATATATCAAAAGCAGCTGAGACAGCAGTATCGATGCGCAGCGATGAAAGTAGTAAAAACACTTCGTCCCAATCATCGCGATCTGTCACAGGAATATGGTCTAAATTTTGTTCCATCAATGTGATTCTTACACGACCAATTTTTTCAACGGTCTGTTGAATATACGTCACCATTTTAGCATCGACAACAATTTGCCATTGATCCTGATGAGATAGAATATCACCAATAACAGCACGTTCTATACCAGCACTCATAAATGAGCCAAGTATTGTTGCGTGATGTAGCTCGGTAAATTTAACTGGATACTTAATTTCTAATAAAGCTAACTCGAAATCTGACAATTCAATCTCGTAAAAACTTGGGGCGATAAAAGCGCGTTGACTTTCTGCATGAGGTACCACACCATTAAATTGAACAACTAAATCTTTTGCTCGATTAACGCATGTTTGTAAAATATATTGCTCACGTGGGTTTAAAAAACGCGTCAATATGCCTCGATATTCATCCTCACTTTGACGGATCCAATCACTTGCTTGTTGTATAAATTTTTCTTCTTCTGGTCTAAAATGTTGCGTTACTGCGACTGCACTCTCTGTCATACTACAACAAATAATAACACTAAATGTGTCAGCCCACTAATAGCAAAATTCAATGCTAATATTGCCACAATCGGAGAAATATCAATCATACCGCCGATAGGTGGTATGATCCTAAATAGATTCAAATAAGGTGAGACAATACGATGAAGCCAACGCCCTAATGTTGATTGCTGTGCACCAGGCAACCAAGACATCAAAACATAAATAACAATAGCATATTCATAATAGCGCGCAATGCGGACAATCCAGTTTAATATTTCAATCATATAGTTAGTACCTTGTATTAGGTTCTAAATTATCAGTTAGCGTCCCAGAAATTTCAAACGTTGCTGGCGTCACCAAAAAGATAGATTGCCCAATACGTTCAATTTCGCCATTCACAGCATAAATCGCGCCGCCTAAGAAATCTAAAATACGCTTAGCTTGTGATTCATCAATTTGTGTAAAGTTAACGATAACAGCCTCACCACCTAAAATTTGAGAAGCAATCGCTCGAGAGTCAGAGTACACTTTGGGCTCAAATAAAGCAATTTTGCTATTCGCATTACTTGGATCAGTCATTGTTGATTGCGATGCTTGACGGCCCAAATAAGTCGCCTGTTGTGAATTCTGTTGGATTGGTTGCTGAAATTGTTGTTGTTCCTGATAACTATTATTATCGTAGCCATCTTCATATAAATCGTCTTCATCATTACTGAAAAGGCGTTTAATCGTATCACCTAATGCCATAGTTTCTCCTTAACACGTAGATTGGTGATTGCTATGTACAATCGATGGCTTAATCATAATTCATCGATTTACCACACAATCAAGGTGTTTCCAACCCCTACTGGTATTTTAACGTTTCTTAAAAAATGGTGGTTGCTCGTTATCATCATCAGTGTTCGAGAAGTCAACGGACGTCGTATTTGATGTTGGTGTATTAAAGACATCAAAAGATTGTTTCTTAACACCGTCAAAGCGTCCATCTTCGGCAAAAGCATCTTTCGATTCACCGCTAATATTCCAATCAGCAAATGGGTCACTTTGTGTTGGGTTAACTGATGATTTAACAGGTTCCGAGTCTGGTTTTTCAAAAATAGATGTATTCTGAACGGGCTGGGTTGTGTCCCTAGTTGATGTGCCAAAGACTTTAGCCGCATTAGCTTTAGGCGCCGCGCTCTTAGTTGATGCAGGATCCACTGTCGCGTTTTGCAAGCCCGTTGCAATAACTGTGACACGAATCGAATCACCTAAGTTTTCATCAATTGATGTACCAAAAATAACGTTAACTTCTCGTCCAGCTTCTTGTGCAATAACTTCTGATGCAGTTTGTGCTTCAAACAAAGACATGTCTAACCCACCAGTAATGTTTAACAAAACATCCTCAGCACCAGACATATCTACTTCAAGTAATGGTGATGAAATTGCTTGTTTCGTTGCGTCAGCAGCACGAGTTTCACCGCTTGCTTGACCAACGCCCATTAACGCAGGACCAGCATCTTGCATCACTGTCTTGACGTCAGCAAAATCAAGATTAATAAATCCTGGGTTAGTAATCAATTCTGAAATGCCACGAACACCTTGTGCCACAACTTCATCCACCACTTTGAACGCCTCTGACAAAGGTGTTCGCAAATCAATACGATCCTTTAAACGTTCGTTGGTGATCACGATGAGTGAGTCTACAGATTCTGATAAAGCCTGCAAACCTTCAGCAGCAAATCGACCGCGCTTAGGCCCTTCCCATTTAAATGGTCGCGTCACAACAGCTACAGTCAAGGCGCCTTGTTCTTTTGCAATGCGTGCGACAACAGGTGCTGCACCATTTCCTGTACCACCACCCATTCCAGCAGTAATAACAACCATATCAGCACCTGAAATAGCTGTTGCAATCGCCTCAGATGATTCTTCGGCAGCCTTTGTACCTCGCTCTGGGTTAGAACCTGCGCCTAATCCACCTGTAAGCTTTGGTCCAATTTGAATTTTAATGTCAGCATTTGACTTATCTAATGCTTGAACATCAGTGTTGGCAACAATAAACTCAACACCACTAACACCTTCTTCTATCATGTGGTTAACAGCATTTGAACCACCACCGCCAACACCAATAACTTTAATGATTGCGCCAGTCTCTTGGGCGTCATCAATTGAAAAATCCATGAGTTATCTCCTTAAATTATATTAATCTTCGCTAAATAAGTTCTTAATCATTTGAATCACTCGCCCAAATAAATTTTTTTGAGGTTGATCATCTGATATACCATTATAATTAACGGCTTGAGCATTTGATTCGGGCAGTTCAGAATACTCGTTTGCCTGAACTGTTGTTTGTGCCATATTTTCCTGGTTATTATGATCTTCACGTCGTGACATAATAACTTGTTTAATGACTTGTTGTGTCATATTTTCACGTGAGGCAAACATAGCGTAAGACATGGCTCTCGTGTAAGATGGATGTCTCAAACCAATTTGATCAGGTACAAATAATCTGACGTTTTCGCCTAGAATTTTTTTAGCAAAATCTACAGTCCCCGGTAAAGCTGCGTTCCCACCCGTTAACACAAAACCACCGGGCATATTTAAGCCATTGACAGTGTTTAATGGATCAAAGGCACGCGTATATATTTGTTCCAATCGTGCTGCAATAATTTCAGATAAATAACGTTCATTGCTAACATGTGGTTGATTATCACCAACAACTTCGACTGGAAATTCTTTATCGACACTAGCTTGATTAGGATCAGCATACCCAAAACTACGTTTAATTTTTTCTGCTTGTATATAAGATGTTTCAAGTACCGTTGAAATGTCTTTGGTAACATTATCGCCACCCTCCAAATCAACATGATTAAATTTTAATTGACGATCATGAACAATAGAAGTTGTCGTTTGTCCGCCACCCAGATCAATCAATACTGTACCAAAATCCTGTTCACCATCATTCAAAATACTTTTTCCGACAGCAAGTGGTGCAAGTACAAATTCTTTCAAGGACAACCCAGCCTTTTGAATAGCCATTCGGCTGTTATCCAAAATTTTAGTTGGCGCAACATACGCCGTTCCACGCATTTCAAGGCGTACACCAATCATTTCATGTGGATCTTGAATGCCATCAAAACCATCAACACTAAATTCATCAGCAATTAAATCAATCACATCATGATCAGCTGATACACTATGAGACAATGCCTGATGAGCAACATTTTGTACATCCGCATAAGTAA includes these proteins:
- the ileS gene encoding isoleucine--tRNA ligase, producing MKYKDTLNLGKTDFPMRGSLPKTEPVRQQKWYDINLYQQRLTQNENKPHFNLHDGPPYANGNIHLGHALNKISKDIIVRYKNMAGFYAPYVPGWDTHGLPIEQQLTKAGYDRKSMKKAEWRNLAKDFALTQVDKQRNDFKRLGIMADWEKPYITLLPEFEAAQLRVFGEMAGKGYIFKGSKPVYWSWSSESALAEAEIEYHDIDSVSLYYANQVKDGKGILDNDTYFVVWTTTPFTVTASRGITLGPDMTYAVIQPAGETRKFVIATGRLDAIVPLFGWENYEILATYKGQELDRIIAYHPWDSETEELVMNADHVTLDSGTGLVHTAPGFGEDDFNVGMKYGLEAFVTVDEKGYMTKNAGPDFEGKFYDDVVGVVINKLKDAQLFLAKEKITHSYPFDWRTKKPIIWRAVPQWFASVEKFRQNILNELDHVTFYPEWGKKRLYNMIRDRGDWVISRQRVWGVPLPIFYAEDQTPIVDQAVINHVADLFEAHGSNYWFEHEAKDLLPDGYTNEHSPNGQFTKEEDIMDVWFDSGSSWAGVMNTRDHLDYPADMYLEGSDQYRGWFNSSLITSVAATGHAPYKNVLSQGFTLDGKGNKMSKSLGNTISPLDVADKMGIEILRLWTISVDTSQDMPVSNDILKQVSESYRKLRNTLRFLMANTTDYNATTDAVPFAERAGHDQYFSVLLNNFIKDVRQSYDNYQFNDIFKRVINFVNVDLSAFYLDIAKDVVYVEAPTGHARRSMQTVFYETLLALTKLLLPVLPHTAEEVWEYLPNETLDFAYLSEMPEAKDLGNVTALLENWSTFMSLRDAVNKALEEARGAELIGKNAEAALTLYVTSEQNDLLQNLNADVRLLLMVSQLYIVDVEKAPTDVKSYDGILIDVKHAIGGVSPRDRMFHEDLGADAAFPELSQHEADIVREFYPEALTEGLE
- a CDS encoding DivIVA domain-containing protein, whose protein sequence is MLLTPDEILNHEFTKKGSRAYIASEVDAFLDTVNSDYETLIAERDKLRNDNSGLKARVDELEAKREQVNQSIFVAQEAADRLKQEADVEVKKQLTHAQESATKIISDARTKAEAEASNLAQENADLIDEQNQLRTEVENFKNSFLKLLTLQRKLIENDELAEAVHHLPFGQVTAKRVDNDNTITTEESSAAVEDQQQIEAEALDDTITDAKPASGPVVVFPESEENSNDNNK
- a CDS encoding RNA-binding protein; amino-acid sequence: MTESAVAVTQHFRPEEEKFIQQASDWIRQSEDEYRGILTRFLNPREQYILQTCVNRAKDLVVQFNGVVPHAESQRAFIAPSFYEIELSDFELALLEIKYPVKFTELHHATILGSFMSAGIERAVIGDILSHQDQWQIVVDAKMVTYIQQTVEKIGRVRITLMEQNLDHIPVTDRDDWDEVFLLLSSLRIDTAVSAAFDISRRMAKSLVEQEQVRINWATMLKPDHVIAVGDMVSVRHYGRLQLVMIDGLTKKDKIKTVVNIIRR
- a CDS encoding YggT family protein — encoded protein: MIEILNWIVRIARYYEYAIVIYVLMSWLPGAQQSTLGRWLHRIVSPYLNLFRIIPPIGGMIDISPIVAILALNFAISGLTHLVLLFVVV
- a CDS encoding cell division protein SepF; this translates as MALGDTIKRLFSNDEDDLYEDGYDNNSYQEQQQFQQPIQQNSQQATYLGRQASQSTMTDPSNANSKIALFEPKVYSDSRAIASQILGGEAVIVNFTQIDESQAKRILDFLGGAIYAVNGEIERIGQSIFLVTPATFEISGTLTDNLEPNTRY
- the ftsZ gene encoding cell division protein FtsZ; translated protein: MDFSIDDAQETGAIIKVIGVGGGGSNAVNHMIEEGVSGVEFIVANTDVQALDKSNADIKIQIGPKLTGGLGAGSNPERGTKAAEESSEAIATAISGADMVVITAGMGGGTGNGAAPVVARIAKEQGALTVAVVTRPFKWEGPKRGRFAAEGLQALSESVDSLIVITNERLKDRIDLRTPLSEAFKVVDEVVAQGVRGISELITNPGFINLDFADVKTVMQDAGPALMGVGQASGETRAADATKQAISSPLLEVDMSGAEDVLLNITGGLDMSLFEAQTASEVIAQEAGREVNVIFGTSIDENLGDSIRVTVIATGLQNATVDPASTKSAAPKANAAKVFGTSTRDTTQPVQNTSIFEKPDSEPVKSSVNPTQSDPFADWNISGESKDAFAEDGRFDGVKKQSFDVFNTPTSNTTSVDFSNTDDDNEQPPFFKKR
- the ftsA gene encoding cell division protein FtsA; this encodes MNNSGVTVGLDIGTTSIKVVIAQTTGNEFNVIGAGNAPSHGLRKGVIIDIDATANAIREAIAQAQEKANFQINEVVAGISANQVEMIHVEGLVSIANQNKRITYADVQNVAHQALSHSVSADHDVIDLIADEFSVDGFDGIQDPHEMIGVRLEMRGTAYVAPTKILDNSRMAIQKAGLSLKEFVLAPLAVGKSILNDGEQDFGTVLIDLGGGQTTTSIVHDRQLKFNHVDLEGGDNVTKDISTVLETSYIQAEKIKRSFGYADPNQASVDKEFPVEVVGDNQPHVSNERYLSEIIAARLEQIYTRAFDPLNTVNGLNMPGGFVLTGGNAALPGTVDFAKKILGENVRLFVPDQIGLRHPSYTRAMSYAMFASRENMTQQVIKQVIMSRREDHNNQENMAQTTVQANEYSELPESNAQAVNYNGISDDQPQKNLFGRVIQMIKNLFSED